A window of Macrotis lagotis isolate mMagLag1 chromosome 1, bilby.v1.9.chrom.fasta, whole genome shotgun sequence genomic DNA:
TTCCATGCTTACATTTTAAGACTAGACCCTACTTCTAGGAAGACCTTAACTAATTTTCTTAGATGATCTTTATGATGTTTATAAGACTGTTTTCATTAAGCATGTTTTTTGCAAGATATCTGCAGTTTACTGTGGATATGAatctccataaaataataatagttttcaaatcccatctcataTTTGCATAATTTTGCTCCACAATGTCAAATTGAAACTGTCCATCAGATACTTTAATTGATTCCTTCAACACAAAGCAAAAACAGCATAAGATCTACCAAAGTGATCAGTACATCATAAGcatcataaaacaataaaacatcgATTGACTTATTAGACAGCCAGAATTAAGATTCTTACAATGAAAAATCCTCAAAATTATAAATGCTTCAAACCTCAAGCCTTGAACAATAAAGCAGGAAGTCCAATTTAAAAGTCATCCTTACCTCAAATTTAAATCCTCATGGAACTTAATGTgtgatatatatttacatgtgtgtgcatacatgtatatagtcATAAAATACATCGGCTAGATGAGATTCCCAATTGGAGTATTTCATTACACTGATTAGTTTATTTGGGGACCAGGAAATCAAGAAAATGGCACCTAATCTCTTCAAACTTCTCTTTAGTTTTAGATGgcttctttgaaatgaaaactTTTGAATTCAGGCAAAATTGCTATGAGTCCTCAGGTAGACAATACTCCTTATATTTAAACAGAGGGTAGTGTTCTTGTAaccataataatattctatttaacTACTGGTTTCTTGGCATTTCTGAACAATTTCAGTAAACTAGAAAACTTGCTGAAACAAAATGAAGCATTCTGCTGTAGTTTCTGCAGTTAGACAATCATAGGGCATGGAAGGTGGAGAAAGAAGCAGCTTTtggggtggtggctaggtggcacagtggatagagcactgatcttggagtcaggagtacctgagttcaaatctgacctcagacacttaacacatacccagctgtgtgaccttgggcaagccacttaaccccatttgccttgcaaaaacaaaacctaaaaataaaaaaaccaataaactTTTGGGTCTATTTCCCTCAGATTTGATTCTCCCTTCCATGATTCCCATAAGCCAAGGACTCTCCTTGGCACTCCTTTCTCTGCCATAGCCCAGTCGTTGCTTTGCTCTATGCTTGCTCCAACTTCTAGAATCTAGGCATCCAGTCTTTTCTCAGATTCTCAGATAACTATTCCATTTGTATCAAAATTCTCTAGAGAGACAAGTCTCTCCCATCATGTCTTTGGTCAACTCTGATTCAAAGCATTATATAGGCAGTTCACACAGGGGGCTAATTATGTGACTgtcaaaaaaaattgatgttatTCAAGACACCAAAAACAAGTGGTGTTCTTGACTTTAAATGTGGCGGTTGGTCAGCACAAGTTGTCTCCTAAATCTTATTTACTCGCCTCCAAAGAAGATTGTTATCTTGACCTAGGTGACTGCCAGACCTTAGCTCAGACTCATTGACTTGCCCTCCTTCCCGtccaaagaaaatattgaataaagtAGAAATCTATTCATGGAAATATGAATCTGTGAAACATAGGTTTAGTGTTTGGAATCCAACTCCCACTGAAAAATTATGCTCATACCAATAAAATCCTGAGAGAAGATATTAGTCATCCTTGCCCTGAGTCCTTCTTACATGGTACAGTTAAATTCCTGAGTTCTTGCCTCTCATTTCTTACTATTTGgtggcaatttttaaaaattctcctatTACTTGTCTGCATGGATGAGAAAGTCATGTCCAACTTCCATGTTTTCTAATTATCTAAGTTTCCATTCTGAAGGCCTTTGGGATTTCAAGTAGAATTGCAGTAGTCATACCTTATACCTGAAGGAATGAGCTCTTTAAAGGGAGGAGAGCTCTCAGCTGGAAGAAGAGACAGGCTCTTTTCATCAAAGGGAAAATTCTCCCAAGGATCTAGGGAGTTTATATAAGAAGTTACATCCCCCCAATTTTTGTCCTATTATTTATCTCATTATCCAAAAACCACATGAGCCCTTTGTGAGTACAAAGCTTTTCCtccaaatttgatttaaaaagtcaTTGGTTCATTTACAAATATTGAAACATCCAAAAAAACCCTAGATGTTGTGGGAAACCCAGTTATCCATCCTTTCACTAGGAGTCAGTGTAGTAAATGGGATATTTGGATAGCCCACTAGAGTATATGGAGATGCAAATATGCCTGTGTACTGGATTTGGCAGTTGGGGGAAAGGGTGTGATTCTGTTTATGCTCATGTATGTACATGAGGGTTTGATCTGGGCTCAGGAAATTCTGAATGCATTCAGTCACTAGCTAACAATTCATCATTACCTTCCATCACTATCCTCACAGGTGAACTATGGGTCTTCATTTCACTCACCAAGAAAGATATTTTGAATGATCTTTTATGTCTTCTTTCATGATATCTCCATCTATGCCTACTTAACACTCCAGCAGCATGTACCTATATAACATAGTAGTGGGGATTGTCTTCTCTTCTCAAATTGCAGTTGGGGTCTTTGGAAATTCTTGCTTTATCTGCTGCTTTGGTTTCACGTGGTTCAGCAGCCACAGGTCAAGGCCAATGAAACCCATTTTGGTTCAAATTATGCTGACTAATATCATAGTGCTCTTCGTGCAAGGATGCCCACTAGCACTCTTCCATTTACAGAAAGGATACTTCCTGGGAAATGCAGGTTGTAAAATGGTATTTTATCTTCATCGTGTTGGCCGGGGACATTCCATCTGTACCACCTGCCTCCTGAGTGCCTTCCAGGCCATCATCATCAGTCCCAGCCACTCTAGCTTGGCAAAATTCAAAGTCAGACTTCCAAAGTTCATCAGACCATCATGTCTGCTCTGTTGGATATTCAACATGATTATTGAAATGAGTGTGACAAAATATATAACAGAAACCAAGAGCATCAATAGCAGCCATAGAAGTGAAATAGATCTCCTTTATTGCAACATGGAAAGGGCACTTAAAGAACTtatcatcttcccttcccttcgaGACATCTTGTGTGTAGGATGCATGTTCTTCACCAGTATTTACATGGTATTTTCACTGTATCGACATCATCAGAGAGTCCAACACATTCACAGCACTTGCCTCTCTCCAAGGACATTTCCAGAGGTCAAGGCCACTCAAACCATCCTAGTGCTGGTGAGCATCTTTGCTATTGCTTACTGTATAAGTTGTGGCTTCTCACTCTACAAGGTGTATGTGATACATTCTGGTGCCTGGATAGTAACTGTGAGTACATTCATTTCAATGTGTTTCCCAACCATCAGCCCCTTTTTGTTGATTCACAGGGTCACTCAAACCTCCAATTCCTGCTGTGCGTGCTGGCAGAGGCCACATCTCTAGTCTTGGGATAGTGTCAGGATTTGTGAGTAAATTTCTAGTTGCCGGGTAAGATTTCCTAGTGAAGAGTTCTAGGAAAGGACCTGATTGGGCTGCCCCTGGTCTTTTAAAGTAAATCAAAATGAATTGGGATCTGTGGTAGTAGGAGATGTCAACTTTTCCCAGCCTTAAGTATCTGGGACAGAGAATCTAAAGAAGGACTTGGGACCACTATGACGACAGGCTTTTATTAACTTCTAGTATTAGCTCTTCCCTGCCTGACTCCAACGTCTCTGGCCAGCATCATCAGATAGTCCTTCTGCTCCAATACTCTGCATTTCActtatcttttctccctttgttcCTCACCTACTATCTCCCATCTTCATGCTTTTGTACTGGGGAAAGTCTCCTTACTTCCTACTGTTGTCTCATTACCTACATTATGTACGTTCGTAGGTACCTTACCTACATTCATCTTCTTTTTAGATGAAATTTAGATATTGCCTCTGTGGGAAACCTTTAGCAGTCTTTCACTTTCTTAGACAATCCTCTTTTATAAACTACCTTGGATTCAATTGCTTTGGGttaacttgtatttatttactttgtatttatgaTGCAGGAATTTATATGTCCTTCCTGTTTTCAcattataatgtaagctccttgaataCAAGGAAAGTTTTGCTCTTCCTATTATAATCCCAGCTCCTAGTCCAGAACCTGACACATAGTCACCACTGAATACACAGCTGTTGCTTCACTGATTGATAGATTTTCCTGAAATGAGTGAGTTGTCTGTCTTTTACCCTCTTCACAGCAGCTATTTGGTACCTATGATATATGGTGGGTCAGATCTGTAGGAAAATGAGAAGTGTCCTTTACTGAAAAGAGCTCCAGATTTGGAAGGAGAAGCCCTGGGAGTTCAAGTAAGATCTAGTGTAAAATTCAAAcctatttaaagcagctcttttagtagtcggacagaattggaaattcaggggatcTCCATTAATTGGGAAGCAGCTGGATATGTTATAAGTATATGTCTgtcatggagtactattgttccataGGAAGTCATGACTgactggactttagagaagcattgaaagaattccatgaactgatgcttagtgaagggagcacaatgaagaaaacattttacacattaacaataacattatgagtTGTTCAATGATGATGGATGCAGCTTTCTGAGTAGTTCAGAGAAGAAGGATAACCTTGGGAGATCTCTTATGGacaataccattcatatccaaaggaaaaaacacaGAATCCTTGCAAGTTTCCTTCATTTCTTGtggttttatttcctttaatcctaattattcctaaacaaaatgactacaatataataaatgtgtttgacacaaatgtgcatgtacaacttttaccagattgtttccATCCAAGGAGGAGAAATGGGTTGGGTAAgggaaggtagtagaaaaatgtgtaagtCATAAACCTgcaaatatgaatgttgaaaaactcaaCATCGcttgtaatgggaaaaataaaataaaatatccaaaaagGACCCTGAATAGTCAACATCATTTGACTGATAATGTTACAAGTGCTGAGCAACCATCCCACTAAGGACCTGTTCCAGCTGGCCCTCATATTGACCAACTAACCCAAGGGTGGTCGGGGACCCTACATGATCTGGGGCAGAGCCACCAATTGGTACTTTATGATCTAACTAGAATGTGCCTTGGACCAatccaaaaatataaagaagcagCTCTTCCAGTTGAGTAACAAGGAAACCTATACAGTCTCCTTCCTTCAAGGCAATGGAAACATTTCAGGGCCTGGTAGGACATGCAGCACTGAATTTTACCTTGCTTCCAgggttttttgtgttttctttttgagATCACCAGTCAGTGGCCAATTGTCATAGCATACAGATAACATCCACTACTTTTCCCCAGGATCCTGGTAGAGAGAGTGGAAGAGGAGTTTCTCAatacttccctcctccctccccctttccaagTGGATGACAGAAATGCTAGGCATCATTTATGAAGTATGTTAATACATGATAGAAactgagaagacaaagaaaggcaaccaATGGCTGCTCTCCTTGAACTCGGAGTCTAAGGAAGGAGACAACAAGAAAACATCTCTTGTACAGAAGTTAGAGAAAGGATGAAGTGGAAATGATCAGCAGAAGGAAGGCAGTAGGGTTCAAGAGAACTGGAGAAAGCTACCTTTAGAGAATGGGCTTTGAGGTGGAACTTGAAAGaagagataaggaggaagagCATTTCAGGAAGTGGGGGACAGCAGAGAAAGGACCTCAAGTCTTCAGAAGCAAAATCTTGTGGAAAAGAACAACAAAGCATCCAATGTCACTAAAGAGAAAAGTATGAGGTGGCATGTTAGGTGACAGAAGACTGTAAATGCAGGCAATGAATGGGATTTAAATGCTAAaaagaggactttatatttgattccaCAGGTGATTGAGTACCCCTGGAATTGATagaatggagtgggggggggcatAATCTGTGAATCCTAGATTACATCTTGAGAAAGTCTGGTCAtactatgctttaggaaaatctctcTGGCAGATAAATAGAGGATGCATTAGACTAGTGGGAGATATAGGGCAGGCTACCCACCCTGCCCTCATCAGGTTCTTGCTATATACAATAATTCAAACAGGAATTGATGATGCTCTACAGTCTACTTACTGCTAAGTGATGGTAGAATAAGTGGAGAAATTTGGTTGCTcctgttgtcattcagtcatgtctggcttTCCCCTCAGCTTCTTCTATCTCCATTATTCCTTTGAAGGCTGGGacagttcatgttcattgtttctatgacaGGTAATGAAGGACTTATATGCTAAACAGAGGATTATCTATTTGAATTGATTGGTGTGGAATAGGGTACATATATCATTTCCACTTTCAATCTTTCTGAACATcagagtcatttccaatgagtcATGCACCTTACAGTGAGTCATGTCTTCTCATTATTAgcaaaagtatttaatattgcACTTTACAGTGAATAGTCagcattaatttctttaaatgatttGATGTCTTTGCTGTCTAAGGAAccctcaaaagtcttctctagagCCACAGTTCAAAAGAATCCATTATGGGACtaagtttcctttataatccaacTATAACAGTCACACATTGCTATGGGAAAAACCATAGTTTTGGTTATCTGAACCTTTGTTGGCATGGCAAGACATTGTCTTTAGTTTATTACCTAATGCTCCAGATGAACCATGGCTTTCCTTTCAAGGAGAAAGGCACCTTTTCCTTTGCTGGATGAAGACATTAtcttcagtgatctttgagcACAAGAATATAAAACCTgtcactgcttccatttcttctccctctgtttgCCAGGAAGGGATAAGACCTGTTGCCACAATCTTCATTCCTTGAATATTTAGCTTCAATCTAGCTTTTACAGTCTcgtctttcaccctcatcaagaggTCTCTTTCATCATGAGCAGGTGAGCTTCAGAAAAtactggaaagacttccatgaatttCTGCTGAGAAGAACTACTACAGACTTAACTCTTCTCTGTAATTCAGTGaagaaagacaattctaaaagacagtCTAGAAAATGGAGAATCACGAAAACCAAGGAGTTTCACAGAAATATGTCCTTCTGCTTCACTGATGACACTAAAGTCTTTGACTGTGGAGATTCCAGACATCATTGTCTACTCCTGAAAGGGATGGAAGGTCCAGATCATCTTACTTATCTCCTGAGGAATTCTGGGTAAGAAGCAGCAGCTAGAACTATGCAATTCAGATCAAACATGAACAACCAATTGGCTTAAGAAGGGGTAAAGATTATGGTAaggttatatttatttatttgaactaTGTTTATTGAACTTTTACACGTAGAAATTAACTAGAAATGCCAGCACATGAATCTAAAGCTGGCAGAAAGGTCAACAATCTGCTCTATGGAGATGATTTTACTCTGATGGAAGAAAGTGGAACTAAGAAACTTCCTTTGttttaattacttttctttattcccaattacatgtaaagatatttttatcaTGGATTTTTGTAAGctattgagttccacatttttctctctcattccctttCCGAAGTCAGCAAAAATCCTTCTGCTGATCTTTTCCACTTTACCCTTTCTCTAACTTGTGTGTGAGAGTTGCTTTCTTGTTGTCTCTCCCCTTAGACTGTGAGTTGCTGGTGAGCAgtcattatttatatttcttcatctcCTCAGTGCACTGAAGTGTTCCAGAAATCATGCTAATTGACTGACTAACATGTCCTTAGTTGAAGTTTAGAAATTCTGTCATTTTCTTGGGGAGGGGAactgggggagagggagaagtatTTTGAACTCCTCTCCCACTGATTCTACTAGGGCccttggaaaaaaatttggatATTATCTTTATCCTATAACAATTTGTCATAAGCTggtgattaaaaagaaaacttatgaagaaaatttagaaaacctGGAAGGAAGATAATACAGTGCTGCCTGTCCTAACAGGTCCCTAAAGGCTTCCTTTCCctttaagaaaggaaactacatggTTATCTTGTTACCCAATTGGGAGAGCTGATTCTATTTGTTTTGGGATAGGTCCAGGGCATGTTCTAGCCCCGTCATAGAGTGCCTATTGTTGGCTCTGCCCAGATCATTTATGGGCCACAAGCACCCCTAGATTAACTGGTCGGTATGAAGACCAACTGGAACAGCATCTTAACTGTATAGTTTCTCAGAATTGGTGACGCCATCAGGCAACTGATGCTGACAACACTGGGTCCTCTTGggggatattttgttttatttttccagttacatgatcTGTGAGGTTTTCAACAGATATCCTTTTGCAAATTTGAGTTACAGAGTTTTCTACTACCCCCCCATCCCTGCCCCCCACCTTGGTGGCAAAGAGTTTCACAAAAGTtgaacatgtacatttgtgttcaTCATATTACCATGTGAGCCATTTTGGGTAAGGAGAATTAGGATGAAGGGGAAGAAAGATAACCATgcgaaaggaagaaaaaacatgggAGAaggtttcaaaaaagaaaaagagtatacATTCAGgttctgtgtttttttccttaggatgagaatggcattgtccataacaggtctcctagggtATTCCTTcatctctaaactgctgagaggagctgcgaCCACCACAGCTGCATTAATAAGTTAATAAAAGTCTATGCTCCTAGTGATCCCAAGTCCTTCTTAAGGCACTTCTATCTCTCATACTTAGAGCTGGGAAAAGTTGACATCTCTTACAACCACAGATCCTGATTCATTTTGATTTACTTTATAGGGCCAGGGCAGCTCAATCAGGACCTTTCCCAGAAATCTTCACTATGGAATCTGGCCCAGAGACTACAAATTGAATCTCAAATCCTGACAGCTCCTCTAAGACTAGACATGGTCTCTGCCAGGTAACACAGCAGGCCTTGAAGTTTTGAGTGTCACTGTGAATCAACAAAAAGTGACTGATGGTTGGGAAACACAATGCATTGACTGTAGTCACATCAACTACCCAGGTACCAGAGTCAATCATGTACACTTTGTAAAGTATGAAACCACAGCTGATACAGTAAGCAATAACAAAGATGCTCACCAGCAGCAGGATGGTATGAGTGGCCTTGACTTCTGGAAATATCCTTGGAGAGAGGCAAGTGTTGTGAATATGGTGGACTCTCTGATGATGcctgtcgggggtcggccctgaccgcctgagtggataggacctccccgagagtgaggtcaggccaatctaaAGAAGATACGGTTCCTTAAGGGGTGCAGTGGCttcacctggttggcctgtgtccattgctccaatcgggtggtaggtcctgccctcggggcggatcggggtggcagcccagaacgaaccccctatattagccatcaccctgagctattcgggggatccctctgcacctaataaaacatatgcctcctgaagaagtgtctgcctgagtccctcctcgctgatccccgggggagggaaaataccagggacgcctgaagcagtgcccactgaggagctcactcgggagtccggggaagaagaccccggacagaactggcccccgaacagggacacccgaagaccccgccgagtgaggtaagcctgtttaagtaaaaacagaagaggcagacaccctaggtccacgggacacctagagggagtaaagatgggcaaaggaatgtctaagcatttacagccagaggattcaggagtattagcatgtcaagtacatgcactagtaaagactcatggtataagagtccgtataaaagaatgtaaggattgggtggaaaaaatattggttgtctCTCCTTGGGTCTCCCACACCGGCATTGACCCTCAGAAGTGGAGAGTGGTAGGAACTCAAATGTCCTCTTACAACACAGAAAAACCTGGCTTTCTAATGGACACAGACTTTGTAATTTACTCCGTGGTGGCTGCGGCCCTTGACCCGCAGCCCCCACAAGGAGCCGTGTCCGGAGAATCACAAACAGGACCCTCATTACTGGGGGAACCTGAATGGCCCCCGCCCCCAGATGAGGGGCTTGATGACCGGAGGGAACCAGCCCCCAAATACCCTTGGGAAGAACTGGCTGCTGCGAGTCGATCGCCTGCCCCGGTAAAAAGTGATAGTAAGATTTTAGAACAAAAGGGCAAACATACAGAATGGCAAGGGAGCTGTGGACAGGGTGCAGATGGCCGGAGCCACGTGCTGATAACAGGAAAGGAAGGGTCTGGGGCGACCATCCCCAGACAGGCACCCCGCCGGACTCGTTTACAGCAGGCCATTCATAAGGctttggaggatggggaggaagtagaggaagaagaccTAGACTATCTTACCTCCTCAGCAGCTGCTTACCCAGTATTTGTGCAAAGAGAAAACGGCCAACAGGTTAGAGTTCGCCGCCCAATACCGtacaaatttatcaaagatctcagagaGGCAGTCCATAAT
This region includes:
- the LOC141510176 gene encoding vomeronasal type-1 receptor 1-like, with the translated sequence MYLYNIVVGIVFSSQIAVGVFGNSCFICCFGFTWFSSHRSRPMKPILVQIMLTNIIVLFVQGCPLALFHLQKGYFLGNAGCKMVFYLHRVGRGHSICTTCLLSAFQAIIISPSHSSLAKFKVRLPKFIRPSCLLCWIFNMIIEMSVTKYITETKSINSSHRSEIDLLYCNMERALKELIIFPSLRDILCVGCMFFTSIYMVFSLYRHHQRVQHIHSTCLSPRTFPEVKATQTILVLVSIFAIAYCISCGFSLYKVYVIHSGAWIVTVSTFISMCFPTISPFLLIHRVTQTSNSCCACWQRPHL